The Amycolatopsis umgeniensis DNA segment CGACGGCGGCGTGACTGCGTGAGCAGAACGTGCAGTCGTTGCCGCGTGAGACGACCGCGCCGATCAGCTCGCGCTCGCCCACACTCAGGCTGCTCGGGCCGCGAAGCAGGACCTCGGCGAGTTGTCCGAGCGGTGCCGCCGTCTCCGGCCGGTAGGCGAACAGGGCGGTGATACCAGGCAGGTTCTCGTCGAGCGCGATGTGGGGCATGGGGCACTCCTCGCGGATCGGCAACGCGGTCGCTCGATTCATAGTCGAAATCCGGGCCGCCATGGTGCCGCTGGACGGACCCCAGCAAGAACGAAGGCATCGTGCGCCCGACTGTCGGAAGATCCGTGCCAGGTGGGCTAACGTGATCTTTTTCGACTGGGGAGTTGAAACGATGAAACAACGCGGATCCATCCTGTCCGTCTTCACCCTCACTCTCGCCGTGGCGCTCGGCGCCGCCTTGCTCGTCGGCCTCGGCGGCGAAAACACCCGAGCCGGGAGCGACGCGGAATTCACCGGTGCCGGCCGGGTCGTCATCCGCGACGCCTCGATGGTGCTCACGATGGACCCGAGCCTCGGCGAAGGACCGCTCGGCGCCCTCGCCGACGCCGACGTCGTGCTGGAGGGCACCAAGATCAAACAGGTCGGCAAGGACCTGGAGGCGGGCAACGCCCGGGTCGTCGACGGTCGCGGCAAGATCGTGCTGCCCGGCTTCGTCGACCTGCACAACCACCTGTGGCAGTCGCTCATCCGCGGCTGCGCGGCCGACAAGGAACTCATCGGCTGGCTCGGCAAATGCGTCATCCCGCTGTACCGCGCCCCCGTGACCGACGCGGACGCGTACGCGGGCACGAAGCTCGCGGCCGCCGACGTCGTCTCGACCGGCATCACCACGGTCACCGACTGGTCGCACGCGTTCAACACCGACTTCGCCAAGGGCGGCCTCCGCGCGCTCGGAGAGTCGAAACTGCGGTTCCTCTACTCCTACAACGGGACCACCGATCCCGCGCTGCAGAACGAGATCCGCCGCGTGAAGCGCGAGGTCATCGACCCGAACCCGTTGGCCCGCCTGCAGATCGGCACGCATCCGTCCACGGGGAACTTCCCGAGTGTCGACGCTTCGGAGAAGCTCGCGCGCGAACTCGGCGTCTCGCTGAACGTCCACCTGCTCGAAGCGAAGGCCGATCTGACCGCGGGCCAGATGGACGCCCTCCGGCGGGCGAACGCGCTGCACCCAGGGTTGGTGGCGAACCACGTCATCCAGACCACCGACGCCGACCTCGACGAACTCGCGGCCGCGGGTGTCAGCGTGGCGCACAACCCGCTGTCGAACATGCGGCTCGCGTCGGGCGTGATCCGGCTGCCGGAGATGAAGAAGCGGAACATGAAGGTCGGGCTCGGTCTCGACGGCGGCACCAACGACACGAGCGACATGTTCAACGTGATGCGCGCGGCCGTCGGCCTCCAGCGGGCGATCGCGACGGATCCGGCGGTCTATCCGACCACGGCCGACGTCCTGCGCATGGCGACCCTCGGCGGCGCGGAAGCGCTCGGGATGGACAAGGAGATCGGCTCGCTGACGCCG contains these protein-coding regions:
- a CDS encoding amidohydrolase family protein translates to MKQRGSILSVFTLTLAVALGAALLVGLGGENTRAGSDAEFTGAGRVVIRDASMVLTMDPSLGEGPLGALADADVVLEGTKIKQVGKDLEAGNARVVDGRGKIVLPGFVDLHNHLWQSLIRGCAADKELIGWLGKCVIPLYRAPVTDADAYAGTKLAAADVVSTGITTVTDWSHAFNTDFAKGGLRALGESKLRFLYSYNGTTDPALQNEIRRVKREVIDPNPLARLQIGTHPSTGNFPSVDASEKLARELGVSLNVHLLEAKADLTAGQMDALRRANALHPGLVANHVIQTTDADLDELAAAGVSVAHNPLSNMRLASGVIRLPEMKKRNMKVGLGLDGGTNDTSDMFNVMRAAVGLQRAIATDPAVYPTTADVLRMATLGGAEALGMDKEIGSLTPGKRADLQLVDAQAVNFAPKVDWVNQLVFNTQPANVSWVFVDGRALKREGRVVGLDTAKVVADAQAAADRIKKLLPQ